One Aphidius gifuensis isolate YNYX2018 linkage group LG3, ASM1490517v1, whole genome shotgun sequence DNA window includes the following coding sequences:
- the LOC122853528 gene encoding hypodermin-B-like has translation MLRVNGNLPKKIYGGNTVSIIDNPWQVSIQIRNQHICGGAIISMNFVLTAASCVTSQPNIVYGNIEVLSGTNDLTKNSEDLYWKIHENYNPHINWINDIAILKLSSSLYYSIYRQKAGFPVTITNRALYRLTGWGNNPETNLMSRYLQQINVKTISPKICRPQYYKEYYLGDSQHCLFPRITTAQITWGNGGSPVMMARKIIGIISTIPLDSQQYPVIYTFIRPYIDWIKEIEKKFEC, from the exons ATGCTAC gTGTAAATGGAAATctgccaaaaaaaatttatggtgGAAATACAGTTTCTATAATTGATAATCCATGGCAAGTATCGATACAAATTAGAAATCAACATATTTGTGGAGGTGctattatttcaatgaatttcGTTTTAACTGCTGCAAGTTGTGTAACATCTCAACCTAATATAGTATATGGCAACATTGAAGTATTGAGTGGAACAAATGATCTCACGAAAAACTCCGAAGATTTATATTGgaaaattcatgaaaattacaaTCCTCATATAAATTGGATCAATGATATAg ctaTTCTTaaactatcatcatcattatattattctatttatcGTCAAAAAGCTGGTTTTCCAGTGACAATTACGAATCGAGCTCTATATCGTTTGACAGGATGGGGAAATAATCCTGAAACTAATCTCATGTCAAGATATCTTCAGCAGATAAATGTTAAAACAATTTCGCCAAAAATTTGCAGGCCACAATACTATAAAGAATATTATCTTGGTGATTCGCAGCATTGTTTATTTCCACGTATAACAACAGCACAAATAACTtgg GGTAATGGAGGCAGCCCGGTCATGATGGCACGAAAAATTATTGGAATTATTTCTACTATTCCATTGGATTCTCAACAGTACCCTGTTATTTATACTTTCATTCGTCCTTACATTGATTGGATTAAagaaattgagaaaaaatttgaatgctaa
- the LOC122853527 gene encoding trypsin-like: MSCVHGNLPKKIHGGITVEIIEHPHQVSIQIQNYHLCGGVIISEEHILTTASCVSADVGLEKKMRFHIRQRSATWPPKYPQSRLFVTGWGTNSEMNVMKNYLQLVKVKSISSRICKVRYYTEGTLTGNQYCLFPRPPLARITWGNSGSPVTIGTGVVGLISVVSLDHKLPTTYSRVYNYMYWIQKNVEKLNSKLHY, encoded by the exons ATGTCTT GCGTACATggaaatttaccaaaaaaaattcacggtGGAATTACCGTTGAAATTATTGAACATCCACATCAAGTATCAatacaaattcaaaattatcatcTATGTGGAGGTGTTATTATTTCTGAAGAGCATATATTAACTACTGCAAGTTGTGTATCAGCTGATGTTGGT ttggaaaaaaaaatgcggTTTCATATTAGACAAAGGTCAGCTACTTGGCCACCAAAATATCCGCAAAGTAGACTTTTTGTAACAGGCTGGGGTACAAATTCAGAAATGAatgttatgaaaaattatcttcAGTTAGTTAAAGTCAAATCAATTAGTTCAAGAATTTGCAAAGTTCGATACTATACGGAAGGAACTCTCACTGGCAatcaatattgtttatttccACGACCCCCATTGGCCCGCATAACATGG gGTAATAGTGGCAGTCCTGTTACGATTGGAACTGGAGTAGTTGGACTCATTTCTGTTGTTTCTTTGGATCACAAACTTCCTACTACTTATTCACGTGTTTACAATTATATGTACTGGATTCagaaaaatgttgaaaaattaaattcaaaattacatTATTGA